A single Corynebacterium stationis DNA region contains:
- the atpB gene encoding F0F1 ATP synthase subunit A, with protein sequence MKGSFHAPELDPEFFPGQYYGDILFDDVLGGWFALDRIMLVRLLMTAILVLLFIAAFRNPKLVPKGLQNVAEYALDFVRIHIAEDILGKKEGRRFLPLLAAIFFGTLFWNVSTIIPALNISANARIGMPIVLAGAAYIAMIYAGTKRYGFGKYVKSSLVIPNLPPALHLLVVPIEFFSTFILRPVTLAIRLMANFLAGHIILVLLYSATNFFFWQLNGWTAMSGVTLLAAVLFTVYEIIIIFLQAYIFALLTAVYIELSLHADSH encoded by the coding sequence ATGAAGGGTAGCTTCCACGCGCCCGAACTGGACCCAGAATTTTTCCCGGGGCAATATTACGGCGACATCCTGTTCGACGATGTGTTGGGCGGATGGTTCGCACTTGATCGCATCATGCTGGTTCGTCTGTTGATGACCGCCATCTTGGTGCTTTTATTTATTGCAGCATTTAGGAACCCAAAGCTGGTTCCTAAGGGACTACAGAACGTCGCAGAATACGCGTTAGATTTCGTCCGAATTCACATTGCTGAGGACATCCTGGGCAAGAAGGAGGGTCGTCGCTTCCTACCGTTGCTGGCGGCTATCTTCTTCGGCACCCTTTTCTGGAACGTCTCCACGATTATTCCGGCACTGAACATCTCCGCAAACGCTCGTATTGGTATGCCTATTGTCTTGGCTGGCGCAGCGTATATCGCAATGATTTACGCAGGCACCAAGCGCTATGGCTTCGGTAAGTACGTCAAGTCGTCGTTGGTTATTCCTAACCTTCCACCGGCTTTGCACTTGCTGGTTGTTCCAATTGAGTTTTTCTCGACCTTCATCTTGCGTCCCGTCACTCTGGCAATTCGTCTTATGGCGAACTTCCTTGCCGGCCACATCATTTTGGTTCTGCTGTACTCTGCCACGAACTTCTTCTTCTGGCAGCTCAACGGCTGGACAGCGATGTCCGGTGTGACCCTGCTCGCAGCGGTTCTGTTTACGGTCTACGAGATCATCATCATCTTCCTGCAGGCATACATCTTTGCTCTGCTGACGGCGGTGTACATCGAGTTGTCACTTCACGCAGACTCGCACTAA
- a CDS encoding F0F1 ATP synthase subunit gamma, translating into MANLRELRDRIRSVNSTKKITKAQELIATSRITKAQAKVDAAAPYAHEMSNMMDRLASASSLEHPMLRHRENGKVAAVLVVSSDRGMCGGYNNNVFKKAAELEGLLRGQGFDVVRYVTGSKGVGYYNFREKEVVGAWTGFSQDPSWEGTHDVRHHLVDGFIAGSEGTTPARQGVNTEDQTVRGFDQVHVVYTEFESMLVQTPRAHQLLPIEPVIKEEELHLGDSALEANPDAQGLSADYEFEPDADTLLSALLPQYVSRILFSMFLEASASESAARRTAMKAATDNANDLVTDLSRVANQARQAQITQEITEIVGGAGALAESAESD; encoded by the coding sequence ATGGCAAATCTTCGCGAATTGCGCGACCGTATCCGGTCCGTGAACTCGACCAAGAAGATCACCAAGGCGCAGGAGCTGATTGCAACTTCTCGCATTACCAAGGCGCAAGCCAAGGTTGATGCAGCAGCACCGTACGCACACGAGATGTCGAACATGATGGACCGTCTTGCATCGGCTAGCTCGTTGGAGCACCCAATGCTGCGCCACCGTGAAAACGGCAAAGTTGCAGCCGTACTCGTGGTCTCTTCTGACCGCGGTATGTGTGGTGGCTACAACAACAACGTCTTTAAGAAGGCTGCTGAGCTCGAAGGACTCCTTCGCGGTCAAGGCTTCGACGTTGTCCGCTACGTAACCGGTAGCAAGGGCGTCGGCTACTACAACTTCCGTGAGAAGGAAGTTGTGGGCGCGTGGACTGGCTTTTCTCAGGATCCGTCCTGGGAAGGCACTCACGACGTTCGTCACCACTTGGTTGACGGCTTCATTGCTGGCTCCGAAGGTACAACTCCGGCCCGTCAGGGCGTGAACACCGAAGACCAAACGGTACGTGGTTTCGACCAGGTACACGTTGTTTACACCGAGTTCGAATCCATGCTGGTTCAGACTCCACGTGCTCACCAGTTGTTGCCGATTGAACCGGTAATTAAAGAAGAGGAACTTCACTTGGGCGACTCGGCGCTAGAAGCCAACCCTGATGCTCAGGGCCTGTCTGCTGACTACGAGTTTGAGCCGGATGCAGATACTTTGCTCTCGGCACTTCTGCCGCAGTATGTATCACGTATCCTTTTCTCGATGTTCTTGGAGGCTTCGGCTTCTGAGTCCGCAGCTCGTCGAACTGCAATGAAGGCTGCGACTGACAACGCTAATGACTTGGTAACCGACTTGTCTCGTGTTGCTAACCAGGCTCGTCAGGCGCAGATTACCCAGGAAATCACAGAAATCGTCGGTGGCGCTGGCGCGCTCGCCGAAAGCGCAGAAAGTGACTAG
- a CDS encoding F0F1 ATP synthase subunit delta codes for MKAASRESLASASESLDSNLAAQAGVAVSTMTGMELFEVSQVLGDDRELRGAIIDESASTESRKKLVNDLFGAKVSPATLQVLEQIASSKWSSAREMVSGLVALSRRALMRGAESEGQLGQVEDELFRLSRILDREGELTQLLSDRAAEPARKRKLLADVLYGKVTKFTEALALQVIDRPEHNPIDDIANLAAEAAQLQGRTVAHVVSAGELNEGQQAVLAEKLGKIYGRAMSIHSEVDTSLLGGMTIRVGDEVIDGSTAGKIERLRTALK; via the coding sequence ATGAAGGCAGCTAGCCGCGAATCGCTCGCATCCGCTTCCGAGTCGCTGGATTCCAATCTGGCAGCTCAAGCAGGTGTAGCAGTGTCCACCATGACCGGCATGGAACTGTTCGAGGTTTCCCAAGTACTGGGTGATGACCGCGAACTCCGTGGAGCAATCATTGATGAATCTGCTTCCACTGAATCCCGTAAGAAGCTCGTTAATGATCTCTTCGGTGCCAAAGTTTCTCCTGCTACCTTGCAGGTTCTGGAACAGATTGCATCGTCGAAGTGGTCGAGCGCTCGCGAGATGGTTTCCGGACTGGTCGCTCTTTCACGTCGTGCTTTGATGCGCGGCGCAGAAAGCGAAGGACAACTAGGACAGGTCGAAGATGAACTCTTCCGTTTGTCCCGGATCCTGGACCGCGAAGGCGAACTCACCCAGCTGCTTTCTGACCGAGCTGCAGAACCTGCGCGTAAGCGCAAGTTGCTGGCAGATGTGCTTTACGGAAAGGTCACCAAATTCACTGAGGCGCTTGCGCTGCAGGTGATTGACCGCCCTGAGCACAATCCCATTGATGACATTGCGAATCTGGCGGCTGAAGCAGCACAGCTTCAGGGTCGCACTGTTGCGCACGTTGTTAGTGCGGGTGAACTCAATGAAGGCCAGCAGGCAGTACTCGCCGAGAAGCTGGGCAAGATTTATGGTCGTGCGATGTCCATCCACTCTGAGGTTGACACCAGCCTCCTCGGTGGTATGACAATCCGCGTAGGCGATGAAGTTATTGACGGTTCTACCGCAGGCAAGATTGAGCGCCTGCGTACCGCTTTGAAGTAG
- a CDS encoding ATP synthase F0 subunit C, whose product MNDIILAQATETSFDGLQSIGYGLATIGPGLGIGILVGKTVEGMARQPEMAGQLRTTMFLGIAFVEALALIGLVAGFLF is encoded by the coding sequence ATGAACGACATCATCTTGGCTCAGGCAACCGAGACCTCCTTCGATGGCCTTCAGTCCATCGGCTACGGCCTTGCAACCATCGGCCCAGGCTTGGGTATTGGTATCCTCGTCGGCAAGACCGTTGAGGGCATGGCACGTCAGCCTGAGATGGCTGGCCAGCTGCGTACCACCATGTTCCTGGGTATCGCCTTCGTTGAGGCTCTTGCACTTATTGGCCTGGTTGCAGGCTTCCTGTTCTAA
- a CDS encoding F0F1 ATP synthase subunit B, protein MNNVFYYLAAEGESLPLEGGNSLLFPKSYDIVWSLIPFLIILIVFAMFVIPKFQELLQEREDRIEGGIKRAEAQQAEAKAALEKYNAQLADARAEAAEIREQARERGKQIEAEAKTQAEEEARRIVAGGEKQLEASRAQVVAELRSDIGQNSINLAEKLLGGELSESTKQSSTIDNFLSELDSVASAGK, encoded by the coding sequence ATGAACAACGTCTTTTACTATCTTGCAGCGGAAGGAGAGTCCCTTCCACTGGAAGGTGGCAACTCCCTTCTGTTTCCCAAGAGCTATGACATCGTCTGGTCTCTGATCCCGTTCTTAATCATCCTTATTGTCTTCGCAATGTTTGTCATTCCGAAGTTCCAGGAACTGTTGCAAGAGCGTGAAGACCGGATTGAGGGCGGCATCAAGCGCGCTGAAGCCCAACAGGCAGAAGCAAAGGCCGCACTTGAGAAGTACAACGCACAGCTAGCTGACGCTCGCGCAGAGGCAGCTGAAATCCGTGAGCAGGCGCGTGAGCGCGGCAAGCAGATTGAAGCAGAGGCAAAGACCCAGGCAGAGGAAGAAGCACGCCGTATCGTCGCAGGTGGCGAAAAACAGCTTGAAGCTTCCCGCGCACAGGTAGTTGCTGAACTGCGTTCCGATATCGGACAGAACTCCATCAACTTGGCTGAGAAGCTGCTCGGCGGTGAACTCTCTGAGTCCACCAAGCAGTCTTCAACCATTGATAACTTCCTGTCCGAGCTCGACTCTGTGGCATCGGCCGGAAAGTAG
- the atpA gene encoding F0F1 ATP synthase subunit alpha, whose product MAELTISSDEIRSAIANYTSSYSAEASREEVGVVISAADGIAQVSGLPSVMANELLEFPGGVIGVAQNLETNSIGVVILGNYESLKEGDQVKRTGEVLSIPVGEEFLGRVINPLGQAIDGLGPIAGEEDRVLELQAPSVLQRQPVEEPMQTGIKAIDAMTPIGRGQRQLIIGDRKTGKTAVCIDTILNQKANWESGDKNKQVRCIYVAIGQKGSTIAGVRKTLEEQGALEYTTIVAAPASDSAGFKWLAPFSGAALGQHWMYQGNHVLVIYDDLTKQAEAYRAISLLLRRPPGREAYPGDVFYLHSRLLERAAKLSDDLGAGSLTALPIIETKANDVSAFIPTNVISITDGQVFLESDLFNQGVRPAINVGVSVSRVGGAAQTKGMKKVAGNLRLDLASYRDLQGFAAFASDLDPVSKAQLERGERLVEILKQSESSPQAVEYQMVSIFLAEEGVFDVVPVEDVRRFEADVQEYLQQNTPEVYEQIAGGKAFTDESKEALLAAAKDFTPSFRTTEGHNLGTEAPVDPLAEEEVKKTEVTVSRKSAK is encoded by the coding sequence ATGGCGGAGCTGACGATCTCCTCCGATGAGATCCGTAGCGCGATAGCGAACTACACCTCGAGCTACTCCGCGGAGGCCTCCCGTGAGGAGGTCGGCGTGGTCATTTCGGCAGCTGACGGTATTGCACAGGTTTCTGGGCTACCTTCAGTTATGGCGAATGAGCTGCTCGAGTTCCCTGGCGGCGTAATCGGCGTCGCACAAAACCTTGAAACCAACTCCATTGGCGTTGTTATTCTTGGTAACTACGAGTCCCTCAAAGAAGGCGACCAAGTTAAGCGAACTGGCGAAGTTCTCTCCATCCCAGTGGGTGAAGAGTTCCTCGGCCGCGTAATTAACCCATTGGGTCAGGCAATTGACGGCCTGGGCCCAATCGCTGGCGAAGAGGACCGCGTCCTCGAGCTGCAGGCACCTTCCGTGTTGCAGCGTCAGCCAGTTGAAGAGCCAATGCAGACCGGCATCAAGGCTATTGATGCTATGACCCCAATCGGTCGCGGTCAGCGTCAGCTCATCATTGGTGACCGTAAGACTGGTAAAACCGCAGTCTGCATCGACACCATCCTTAACCAGAAGGCTAACTGGGAATCCGGCGACAAGAACAAGCAAGTTCGTTGTATCTACGTCGCTATTGGTCAGAAGGGCTCCACCATCGCTGGTGTCCGCAAGACCCTCGAAGAGCAGGGCGCTTTGGAGTACACCACCATCGTGGCTGCTCCTGCTTCTGACTCCGCAGGCTTCAAGTGGTTGGCACCGTTCTCCGGTGCTGCTCTTGGTCAGCACTGGATGTACCAGGGCAACCACGTCCTGGTCATCTACGATGACTTAACCAAGCAGGCTGAAGCTTACCGTGCGATTTCCCTGTTGCTGCGTCGCCCGCCGGGCCGCGAAGCTTACCCAGGTGACGTCTTCTACTTGCACTCTCGTCTGCTGGAGCGTGCTGCGAAGCTCTCCGACGATTTGGGTGCAGGTTCTTTGACCGCACTGCCAATTATTGAAACCAAGGCGAATGACGTTTCTGCGTTCATTCCAACCAACGTTATTTCCATTACCGACGGCCAGGTCTTCCTGGAGTCCGACCTGTTCAACCAGGGCGTCCGTCCGGCAATTAACGTCGGTGTGTCGGTTTCCCGTGTTGGTGGCGCTGCTCAGACCAAGGGTATGAAGAAGGTTGCAGGTAACCTGCGTCTTGACCTCGCTTCCTACCGTGATCTGCAGGGCTTTGCTGCCTTCGCTTCTGACTTGGACCCAGTGTCCAAGGCCCAGCTTGAGCGCGGTGAGCGTCTGGTTGAGATCCTGAAGCAGTCTGAGTCTTCTCCTCAGGCAGTCGAGTACCAGATGGTTTCCATCTTCTTGGCTGAAGAAGGCGTCTTCGACGTCGTTCCTGTCGAAGATGTTCGTCGCTTTGAGGCTGACGTTCAGGAATACCTGCAGCAGAACACCCCAGAGGTTTACGAGCAGATTGCCGGCGGTAAGGCATTTACCGACGAGTCCAAGGAAGCCCTCTTGGCGGCAGCTAAGGACTTCACTCCTTCCTTCCGCACCACCGAGGGCCACAACTTGGGCACTGAAGCTCCAGTTGATCCTTTGGCTGAAGAAGAAGTCAAGAAGACTGAAGTCACCGTCTCCCGTAAGTCGGCTAAGTAA